A genomic stretch from Oscillospiraceae bacterium includes:
- the aroC gene encoding chorismate synthase → MSSCWGQNIRISIFGQSHSEAVGVVIDGLPAGFRIDQEALAAFMTRRAPGQSKLSTSRAEADTPEFVSGLVDGVTCGAPICILIRNTNTRPADYAELKDMPRPGHADYTAGVKYHGFQDPTGGGHFSGRLTAPLCAAGGICLQLLAERNIFIGAHIQSIAGVNDKKFDPVTVSKSDFDKLSHSPLTVIDPKAGEAMEQTILEAKKAGDSVGGVIECAITGLPVGLGDPMFDGMENRISSIVFGIPAVKGIEFGNGFESALLHGSENNDPFIVDGEQIRTKTNNHGGILGGITSGMPLIFRAAIKPTPSIVLPQQTVSLSTHTEKELQIRGRHDPCIVPRAVPVIEAAAALAVFDASMGFKN, encoded by the coding sequence ATGTCTTCCTGCTGGGGTCAAAACATACGCATCTCCATCTTCGGCCAATCGCACTCCGAGGCGGTCGGCGTGGTCATCGACGGCCTGCCCGCCGGATTCCGCATCGACCAAGAGGCGCTTGCCGCCTTTATGACCCGCCGCGCACCCGGCCAGAGTAAACTCTCCACGTCGCGTGCGGAGGCCGATACCCCCGAATTCGTCTCGGGTCTCGTCGACGGCGTAACCTGCGGCGCACCCATTTGTATTCTGATTCGGAATACCAACACCCGCCCCGCCGACTACGCCGAACTCAAGGATATGCCACGTCCCGGCCACGCCGATTACACCGCAGGGGTCAAGTATCACGGCTTTCAGGATCCCACGGGCGGCGGTCATTTTTCCGGGCGGCTCACCGCACCGCTCTGTGCCGCAGGCGGCATCTGCCTGCAGCTCTTAGCCGAACGTAATATTTTTATCGGCGCGCATATCCAAAGCATCGCCGGAGTCAACGATAAAAAATTCGACCCCGTAACCGTCTCCAAATCGGATTTCGATAAACTTTCTCATTCCCCATTGACCGTGATTGACCCCAAAGCCGGTGAAGCGATGGAACAAACCATTTTGGAGGCAAAAAAGGCCGGGGACTCGGTCGGCGGCGTGATTGAATGCGCCATTACCGGATTGCCCGTAGGACTCGGCGACCCGATGTTCGACGGTATGGAAAACCGCATATCCTCGATTGTTTTCGGCATTCCCGCCGTCAAGGGCATCGAGTTCGGAAATGGTTTTGAGAGCGCGTTGCTGCACGGCAGCGAAAACAACGACCCTTTCATCGTCGACGGCGAACAGATCCGCACCAAGACTAACAACCACGGCGGTATTTTGGGCGGAATCACTTCGGGCATGCCGTTAATTTTCCGCGCCGCAATCAAGCCCACACCCTCCATTGTCCTCCCGCAGCAGACCGTCAGTTTATCAACGCATACCGAAAAGGAACTTCAAATCCGCGGACGCCACGATCCCTGCATCGTTCCGCGCGCCGTGCCGGTCATCGAAGCCGCCGCCGCACTGGCCGTTT